One genomic window of Nerophis lumbriciformis linkage group LG29, RoL_Nlum_v2.1, whole genome shotgun sequence includes the following:
- the lg29h11orf96 gene encoding uncharacterized protein C11orf96 homolog — translation MAAVRHMAMEPSGFHVLPAHLMSSAMEEFPQQLPVPKGPSRGKSRARRPREARFKTQPVTFAEIAEVEEEGSSPLEEERARRSFLQSLENLRRSTQTLHCSPAAHRHCAPSHAQAGLDSSDSDSTQ, via the coding sequence ATGGCCGCCGTGCGTCATATGGCCATGGAGCCGTCCGGCTTCCACGTCCTCCCAGCCCACCTCATGTCCTCCGCCATGGAGGAGTTCCCCCAGCAGCTGCCCGTCCCCAAGGGCCCATCCAGGGGCAAGAGCCGCGCCCGCCGGCCCCGCGAGGCCCGCTTCAAGACCCAGCCGGTCACGTTCGCCGAGATCGCCGAGGTGGAGGAGGAGGGATCCTCGCCGCTGGAGGAGGAGCGGGCGCGACGCTCCTTCTTGCAGTCCTTGGAGAACCTGAGGAGGAGCACCCAGACCCTCCACTGCTCTCCGGCCGCCCACCGCCACTGCGCCCCGTCGCACGCGCAGGCCGGCCTGGACTCCAGTGACTCCGACTCCACCCAGTGA